The window CGGGTAGCCCTGAGCTGGGGCAATCCGTCACCATCGCGGCGATGGTTCTCGCAGCCTGTATTATTTTTGTCTGCCGCTCTCTCCAGCCTCCTCGGCTGCGGGGAAAAGAATTGGCGTAGGGCGGGGGTGGGGGTGATACTCAACTTTTCGATCACCCTGGCAGCTAGAATGAACCTACCCATCCGTCCTCGTCGTCTTCGCCGCACTGCTTCCATTCGTCGCATGGTTCGCGAAACTGTGCTCACTCCGGATTCTTTCATTTACCCGTTGTTTGTTCATGCCGGAGCAGAGGCGGTGGAGATCGCGTCGATGCCGGGAGTCCGCCGCTTGCCTGTGGCGGGACTGGTGGCAGAGTGCGAGGCTGCGTGGGCGGTGGGTATTCCTGCGGTGGCAATCTTTCCAGCAATCGCCCCGGAGTTGAAAGATGCCCGAGGGACTCATGGGCTGGACGTGCGGAATGTCCTGTTTGCGGCCGTCAGAGAGGTGAAAACAGCCATCCCCGGGTTGACCATCGTGACCGATGTTGCACTCGATCCCTACACGAGTCACGGGCACGATGGAGTGCTGAGCGCTGACGAGAAAGAGGTGGTCAATGACGAGACGGTTGAGATTCTTTGCGAACTCGCTGTCAAGGAGGCTGAGGCTGGTGCGGATATCGTGGCTCCGTCCGACATGATGGATGGCCGGGTGGGGGCGATACGTGCTGCCCT of the Terrimicrobium sacchariphilum genome contains:
- the hemB gene encoding porphobilinogen synthase; its protein translation is MNLPIRPRRLRRTASIRRMVRETVLTPDSFIYPLFVHAGAEAVEIASMPGVRRLPVAGLVAECEAAWAVGIPAVAIFPAIAPELKDARGTHGLDVRNVLFAAVREVKTAIPGLTIVTDVALDPYTSHGHDGVLSADEKEVVNDETVEILCELAVKEAEAGADIVAPSDMMDGRVGAIRAALDAAGFENTIILSYAAKYASAYYGPFRDAVGSKIGKDAISKATYQMDPANAMEAVREIALDEAEGADMVMVKPAGAYLDVIRTVREVTDLPLAAYQVSGEYSQIHAGARLGWLDYERTRDESLLAIKRAGADMILTYFAREVAEKLARA